From Streptomyces sp. NBC_00690, a single genomic window includes:
- the aceE gene encoding pyruvate dehydrogenase (acetyl-transferring), homodimeric type, translating to MTDPLGKLPSELDQLPDRDREETAEWAASLDAVTQHAGPHRAAYLMRRTLQHAEAAGIPVPRLLETDYVNTIPTAAEPAFDGDEALEARITAWNRWNAAAMVTRGSRLGVGGHIATFASAAWLYETGFNHFFQGKERDGSGDQIYVQGHASPGIYARAFLDGRLSEAHLDNFRQEAGGEGLPSYPHPRRLPWLWEFPTVSMGLGPLSAIYQARFNRYLHNRKIKDTSASHVWAFLGDGEMDEPESTAALALAAREQLDNLTFVINCNLQRLDGPVRANFKIVQELEAQFRGAGWNVVKSLWGSAWDELFQLDTTGALLRRLREVPDAQFQTYATRDVTYIREHFFGTEPALIELARVIGDAKIAECFYTSRGGHEARKVYAAYRAAISHKGAPTVILAQTVKGHTLGKGFASKNANHQMKKLTVDEFMCMRDLLELPIPDSAFGDGLVPYGHPGEDSPEVRYLHERRAALGGPAPARRVHSVALPAPEERAFKTLEKGSGKQEMATTMAFVRLVKDLMRDKETGRRWVPIVPDEARTFGMESLFPSAGIYSPLGQTYEPVDRDQLMYYREAKDGQILNEGITEAGSMADFIAAATSYATHGEPMIPFYIFYSMFGWQRTGDQMWQLADQLGKGFIVGATAGRTTLTGEGLQHADGHSQLIAATNPASLNYDPAFAYEIAVIVKEGLRRMYGENLPGEDPNVFYYLTVYNEPKPQPAMPEGVEEGIIRGLYRFKEGVAASADSPRLQLMASGTAIHWALEAQELLAAEWGVTADVWSATSWGELRRDALEADAALLRGEQRTPYVTQALSGAPGPVLAVSDWMRQVPDQISQWVEQDWSSLGTDGFGLSDTRPAARRHFGVDAQSVTVAALAQLARRGEIPASTVKEARERYGL from the coding sequence ATGACCGACCCCCTAGGCAAGCTTCCGAGCGAGCTCGACCAGCTCCCGGACCGTGACCGTGAGGAGACCGCCGAATGGGCGGCCTCCCTCGACGCCGTTACACAGCATGCCGGCCCGCATCGCGCCGCGTATCTGATGCGCCGCACCCTCCAGCACGCCGAGGCCGCCGGCATCCCGGTACCCCGGTTGCTGGAGACGGACTATGTGAACACCATCCCGACCGCCGCCGAGCCCGCCTTCGACGGCGACGAGGCGTTGGAAGCACGGATCACCGCGTGGAACCGCTGGAACGCGGCTGCGATGGTCACCCGAGGCTCCCGGCTCGGCGTGGGCGGCCACATAGCCACTTTTGCCTCTGCTGCCTGGCTCTACGAGACGGGCTTCAACCACTTCTTCCAGGGCAAGGAGCGGGACGGCAGCGGCGACCAGATCTATGTCCAGGGCCACGCCTCGCCCGGCATCTACGCCCGCGCGTTCCTCGACGGCCGGTTGAGCGAAGCGCACCTGGACAACTTCCGCCAGGAAGCCGGCGGCGAGGGTCTGCCCTCGTACCCCCACCCGCGCCGACTGCCCTGGCTGTGGGAGTTCCCCACCGTTTCCATGGGTCTTGGGCCGCTCTCGGCCATCTATCAGGCGCGTTTCAACCGCTATCTCCACAATCGCAAGATCAAGGACACCTCGGCCTCGCATGTGTGGGCCTTCCTCGGTGACGGCGAGATGGACGAGCCCGAGTCGACCGCGGCCCTCGCGCTCGCGGCCCGGGAGCAGTTGGACAACCTGACGTTCGTCATCAACTGCAACCTCCAGCGCCTCGACGGGCCGGTGCGCGCCAACTTCAAGATCGTGCAGGAGTTGGAGGCCCAGTTCCGCGGCGCGGGCTGGAACGTCGTCAAATCCCTCTGGGGCTCCGCCTGGGACGAGCTGTTCCAGCTCGACACCACGGGCGCCCTGCTGCGCCGACTGCGCGAGGTGCCGGACGCCCAATTCCAGACGTACGCCACGCGGGACGTCACGTACATCCGTGAGCACTTCTTCGGTACCGAGCCCGCCCTGATCGAGCTGGCGCGAGTCATCGGGGACGCCAAGATCGCCGAGTGCTTCTACACCTCCCGCGGCGGCCACGAGGCCCGCAAGGTGTACGCCGCCTACCGGGCCGCGATCTCGCACAAGGGCGCGCCGACCGTGATCCTGGCGCAGACCGTCAAGGGCCACACCCTCGGCAAGGGCTTCGCGTCCAAGAACGCCAACCACCAGATGAAGAAGCTGACGGTGGACGAGTTCATGTGCATGCGGGACCTGCTGGAGCTGCCGATCCCCGACAGCGCCTTCGGTGACGGTCTGGTGCCCTACGGCCACCCCGGCGAGGACTCGCCCGAGGTGCGCTACCTGCATGAGCGCCGTGCGGCGCTCGGCGGGCCCGCGCCGGCGCGACGCGTGCACTCCGTGGCCCTGCCGGCCCCCGAGGAGCGTGCGTTCAAGACCCTGGAGAAGGGCTCCGGCAAGCAGGAGATGGCCACCACCATGGCCTTCGTCCGGCTGGTCAAGGACCTGATGCGGGACAAGGAGACCGGCCGCCGCTGGGTGCCGATCGTGCCCGACGAGGCCCGCACCTTCGGCATGGAGTCGCTGTTCCCTTCGGCGGGCATCTACTCGCCGCTGGGCCAGACGTACGAGCCGGTCGACCGCGACCAGCTGATGTACTACCGGGAGGCCAAGGACGGCCAGATCCTCAACGAGGGGATCACCGAGGCCGGTTCGATGGCCGACTTCATCGCCGCCGCCACGTCGTACGCGACGCACGGCGAGCCGATGATCCCGTTCTACATCTTCTACTCGATGTTCGGCTGGCAGCGCACCGGTGACCAGATGTGGCAGCTCGCCGACCAGCTCGGCAAGGGCTTCATCGTCGGTGCGACCGCGGGCCGCACCACACTGACCGGCGAGGGCCTCCAGCACGCGGACGGCCATTCGCAGCTGATCGCCGCCACCAACCCGGCGTCGCTCAACTACGACCCGGCGTTCGCGTACGAGATCGCGGTGATCGTCAAGGAGGGTCTGCGCCGGATGTACGGGGAGAACCTCCCCGGCGAGGACCCGAACGTCTTCTACTACCTGACCGTCTACAACGAGCCCAAGCCACAGCCCGCCATGCCCGAGGGCGTGGAGGAGGGCATCATCCGCGGGCTCTACCGCTTCAAGGAGGGCGTGGCCGCCTCCGCCGACTCGCCGCGGCTCCAGCTGATGGCCTCGGGAACGGCGATCCACTGGGCCCTGGAGGCTCAGGAACTGCTCGCCGCCGAGTGGGGCGTCACGGCCGACGTCTGGTCGGCGACCTCCTGGGGCGAGCTGCGCCGGGACGCGTTGGAGGCCGATGCGGCCCTCCTCCGCGGGGAGCAGCGCACTCCGTACGTCACCCAGGCGCTCAGCGGAGCACCGGGCCCGGTGCTCGCGGTCAGCGACTGGATGCGCCAGGTGCCGGACCAGATCAGCCAGTGGGTCGAGCAGGACTGGTCCTCGCTGGGCACCGACGGCTTCGGTCTGTCGGACACCCGGCCGGCGGCGCGGCGGCACTTCGGTGTCGACGCCCAGTCGGTCACGGTCGCGGCGCTGGCCCAGCTGGCGCGGCGCGGCGAGATCCCCGCCTCCACCGTCAAGGAGGCGCGCGAGCGCTACGGTCTGTGA
- a CDS encoding GntR family transcriptional regulator, whose protein sequence is MTPPVVQSLREQIRAHIVEGIVSGRWKPGERIVERGIATELQVSQTPVREALRELESLRLIESAPNKGVRVRNLTAADLEESYPVRAGLEQIAAELAAEHLARDCSTLQPHVTALYAADQAGDSAGQVRHTVAFHRELVRAADNAVLLHTWEGLGIEVFTALSIRWLGTVQQSYAEEHEALVEAFLRRDPDIGLLVKAHVLGCAPRA, encoded by the coding sequence ATGACCCCGCCCGTCGTCCAGTCGCTGCGGGAGCAGATCCGCGCGCACATCGTGGAGGGGATCGTCAGTGGCCGCTGGAAGCCGGGAGAGCGGATCGTCGAGCGCGGCATCGCCACTGAGCTCCAGGTCTCCCAGACCCCGGTCCGAGAGGCGCTCCGCGAGCTGGAGAGCCTTCGGCTGATCGAATCCGCGCCCAACAAGGGCGTCAGGGTGCGCAATCTGACCGCCGCCGACCTGGAGGAGAGCTATCCCGTACGGGCGGGGCTTGAGCAGATCGCGGCGGAACTCGCAGCCGAGCACCTCGCCCGGGACTGCTCGACGCTCCAGCCCCATGTGACCGCGCTGTACGCCGCCGACCAGGCGGGTGACTCGGCCGGCCAGGTCCGCCATACCGTCGCCTTCCACCGGGAGTTGGTGCGTGCCGCGGACAACGCGGTCCTGCTCCACACCTGGGAGGGGCTCGGCATCGAGGTCTTCACCGCTCTGTCGATCAGATGGCTGGGTACGGTCCAGCAGTCGTACGCGGAGGAGCACGAGGCGCTGGTGGAGGCTTTCCTACGACGTGATCCGGACATCGGTCTCCTGGTGAAGGCGCATGTGCTCGGGTGCGCGCCCCGCGCGTAG
- the lpdA gene encoding dihydrolipoyl dehydrogenase, with translation MANDASTVFDLVILGGGSGGYAAALRGAQLGLDVALIEKDKLGGTCLHYGCIPTKALLHAGEIADQARESEQFGVRATFEGIDVAAVHKYKDEVISGLYKGLQGLIASRKITTIEGAGRLSSPTSVDVNGQRIQGRHILLATGSVPKSLPGLEIDGNRIISSDHALKLDRVPQSAIVLGGGVIGVEFASAWKSFGADVTVIEGLKHLVPVEDENSSKLLERAFRKRGIKFNLGTFFEKAEYTQDGVRVTLADGKTFEAEVLLVAVGRGPVSAGLGYEEQGVAMDRGYVLADEYMRTNVPTISAVGDLVPTLQLAHVGFAEGILVAERLAGLNPVPVDYDGVPRVTYCHPEVASVGITEAKAKEIYGADKVVALKYNLGGNGKSKILKTQGEIKLVQVKDGAVVGVHMVGDRMGEQIGEAQLIYNWEALPSEVAQLIHAHPTQNEALGEAHLALAGKPLHAHD, from the coding sequence GTGGCGAACGACGCCAGCACCGTTTTCGACCTAGTGATCCTCGGCGGCGGTAGCGGCGGTTACGCTGCGGCGCTGCGTGGAGCCCAGCTGGGCCTGGACGTCGCCCTGATCGAGAAGGACAAGCTCGGCGGCACCTGCCTGCACTACGGCTGCATTCCCACCAAGGCTCTGCTGCACGCCGGTGAGATCGCCGACCAGGCCCGTGAATCCGAGCAGTTCGGTGTTCGGGCGACGTTCGAGGGCATCGACGTCGCAGCCGTGCACAAGTACAAGGACGAGGTGATCTCCGGCCTGTACAAGGGACTCCAGGGTCTGATCGCCTCGCGCAAGATCACCACCATCGAGGGTGCGGGCCGGCTGTCGTCGCCCACCTCCGTCGATGTCAACGGCCAGCGCATCCAGGGCCGCCACATCCTGCTCGCGACCGGTTCCGTACCGAAGTCGCTGCCCGGGCTGGAGATCGACGGCAACCGCATCATCTCCTCCGACCACGCGCTGAAGCTGGACCGCGTCCCGCAGTCCGCGATCGTGCTCGGTGGCGGTGTGATCGGCGTGGAGTTCGCCTCCGCGTGGAAGTCCTTCGGCGCCGATGTGACGGTCATCGAGGGCCTCAAGCACCTGGTGCCCGTCGAGGACGAGAACAGCTCCAAGCTTCTTGAGCGCGCCTTCCGCAAGCGCGGCATCAAGTTCAACCTGGGCACCTTCTTCGAGAAGGCCGAGTACACGCAGGACGGCGTCCGGGTGACCCTCGCGGACGGCAAGACCTTCGAGGCCGAGGTGCTGCTGGTGGCCGTCGGTCGCGGTCCGGTCTCCGCGGGTCTCGGCTACGAGGAGCAGGGCGTCGCGATGGACCGCGGCTATGTCCTGGCCGACGAGTACATGCGCACCAACGTGCCCACGATCTCCGCGGTCGGCGACCTGGTCCCGACGCTTCAGCTCGCACACGTCGGCTTCGCCGAGGGCATCCTGGTGGCGGAGCGGCTCGCCGGTCTGAACCCGGTCCCGGTCGACTACGACGGTGTGCCCCGGGTGACGTACTGCCACCCGGAGGTCGCATCCGTCGGTATCACCGAGGCCAAGGCCAAGGAGATCTACGGTGCGGACAAGGTCGTCGCCCTGAAGTACAACCTCGGTGGCAACGGCAAGAGCAAGATCCTCAAGACTCAGGGCGAGATCAAGCTCGTCCAGGTCAAGGACGGCGCCGTGGTCGGTGTCCACATGGTCGGTGACCGGATGGGCGAGCAGATCGGCGAGGCTCAGCTGATCTACAACTGGGAGGCCCTGCCGTCCGAGGTGGCGCAGCTCATCCACGCGCACCCGACCCAGAACGAGGCGCTCGGAGAGGCCCACCTGGCGTTGGCGGGCAAGCCGCTGCACGCGCATGACTGA
- a CDS encoding leucyl aminopeptidase: protein MTALTLSTAGAATLRADALVIGVAKGDKGPVVAPGAEAVDKAFDGRLAAVLETLGAGGSEGEVTKLAAPAGIKAPLIIAVGLGSVPNEDEAYGAESLRRAAGTAARTLAGSKKAAFALPIEASEDVEAIAEGALLGAYAFIAYQGGEGNKGVKAPLAEIALLGAKPRDKAHKAAAERALAITEELNRARDLVNTPPNDLYPESFAAVVTAAGKEHGVKVQVLDDKALLKGGYGGILGVGQGSQNPPRLVKLTYTHSKDAKTLALVGKGITYDSGGISLKPAGHNETMKCDMAGAAAVFAAVITVARLGLPVNVTGWLALAENMPSGSAVRPGDVLRMYSGKTVEVLNTDAEGRLVLADALWKASEEKPDAIVDVATLTGAMMVALGNRTFGIMANDDAFRTAIYETAEEAGEQSWPMPLPSELRKGMDSPTADIANMGERMGSGLVAGLFLQEFVGEGITWAHLDIAGPAFHEGAPYGYTPKGGTGSSVRTLVRLAERIGAGELG, encoded by the coding sequence GTGACTGCTCTCACTCTCAGCACTGCCGGTGCCGCGACGCTGCGCGCCGACGCCCTGGTCATCGGGGTCGCAAAGGGCGACAAGGGCCCGGTGGTCGCACCGGGCGCAGAGGCCGTGGACAAGGCGTTCGACGGCAGGCTCGCCGCCGTACTGGAGACCCTCGGAGCCGGTGGCTCCGAGGGCGAGGTGACCAAGCTGGCCGCGCCGGCCGGCATCAAGGCACCGCTGATCATCGCGGTCGGCCTCGGGTCCGTACCGAACGAGGACGAGGCGTACGGGGCCGAGTCCCTGCGCAGGGCCGCCGGCACCGCGGCCCGTACGCTCGCCGGCTCGAAGAAGGCCGCCTTCGCGCTGCCGATCGAGGCGTCGGAGGACGTCGAGGCGATCGCCGAGGGCGCGCTGCTGGGCGCGTACGCCTTCATCGCCTACCAGGGCGGCGAAGGCAACAAGGGCGTGAAGGCTCCGCTCGCCGAGATCGCCCTGCTGGGCGCGAAGCCGCGGGACAAGGCGCACAAGGCTGCGGCCGAGCGTGCGCTCGCCATCACCGAGGAGCTGAACCGGGCCCGGGACCTGGTCAACACCCCGCCCAACGACCTGTACCCCGAGTCCTTCGCCGCCGTGGTCACCGCCGCGGGCAAGGAGCACGGCGTCAAGGTGCAGGTCCTTGACGACAAGGCGCTCCTCAAGGGCGGATACGGCGGCATCCTCGGCGTCGGGCAGGGCTCGCAGAACCCGCCGCGGTTGGTGAAGCTCACCTACACCCACTCCAAGGACGCCAAGACGCTGGCGCTGGTGGGCAAGGGCATCACCTACGACTCGGGCGGCATCTCCCTCAAGCCGGCCGGTCACAACGAGACCATGAAGTGCGACATGGCCGGCGCCGCCGCGGTGTTCGCCGCGGTCATCACCGTCGCGCGGCTGGGCCTACCGGTCAACGTCACCGGCTGGCTCGCCCTGGCGGAGAACATGCCGTCCGGTTCCGCCGTGCGCCCCGGCGATGTGCTGCGGATGTACAGCGGCAAGACGGTCGAGGTGCTCAACACCGACGCCGAGGGCCGGCTGGTGCTGGCGGACGCGCTCTGGAAGGCATCGGAGGAGAAGCCCGACGCAATCGTGGACGTGGCCACGCTGACCGGCGCCATGATGGTCGCGCTCGGCAACCGCACCTTCGGCATCATGGCCAACGACGACGCGTTCCGCACCGCGATCTACGAGACCGCGGAGGAGGCCGGCGAGCAGTCCTGGCCGATGCCGCTCCCGAGCGAACTGCGCAAGGGCATGGACTCCCCGACCGCGGACATCGCGAACATGGGCGAGCGGATGGGCAGCGGCCTGGTGGCTGGTCTGTTCCTCCAGGAGTTCGTGGGCGAGGGCATCACCTGGGCGCACCTGGACATCGCCGGTCCGGCGTTCCACGAGGGAGCCCCGTACGGCTACACCCCCAAGGGCGGCACCGGCTCGTCCGTGCGCACCCTGGTCCGGCTGGCCGAGCGGATCGGCGCGGGCGAACTCGGCTGA
- the cobT gene encoding nicotinate-nucleotide--dimethylbenzimidazole phosphoribosyltransferase, with amino-acid sequence MSRLNLDDFSDLIERPDSGLRQRAEEHRARLAVPPGALGRLDELGEWLSLAQGRVPVKPIGQPRVVLFAGDHAVAALGVSGREAGSAHRLVRAVLEGASPVAVVARQADVQVRVIDAGLDCDPDLLPDDVVRHRVRRGSGRIDIEDALTVDETERAVRLGMAIADEEADSGTDLVVLGDLSVGGTTAASTLIAALCGTDASVVTGRGGAGIDDLAWMRKCAAIRDSLRRARPVLGDQLELLAAVGGAELAAMTGFLLQSATRRMPVILDGVVSAACALVGQRAAYRAPDWWLAGQLTGEPAQAKALDRMALTPLLDHGVTAGEGTGALLALPLVRAAAALAAELPERPEPGEPTEEQDESTSAGDDRD; translated from the coding sequence ATGAGCAGGCTGAATCTCGATGACTTCTCCGATCTGATCGAGCGCCCGGACAGTGGCCTCCGCCAGCGTGCTGAGGAACACCGGGCCCGGCTCGCCGTTCCCCCCGGAGCGCTGGGTCGACTCGACGAGTTGGGCGAGTGGCTTTCGCTCGCTCAGGGCCGGGTACCGGTGAAGCCCATCGGTCAGCCGCGCGTGGTGCTGTTCGCCGGTGACCACGCGGTGGCGGCGCTGGGGGTGTCGGGCCGGGAGGCGGGGTCGGCGCACCGGTTGGTCCGGGCCGTGTTGGAAGGGGCGAGTCCCGTCGCGGTGGTGGCCCGCCAGGCGGATGTTCAGGTGCGCGTCATCGACGCCGGCTTGGACTGCGATCCCGATCTGCTGCCGGACGACGTGGTGCGCCATCGGGTGCGGCGCGGCAGCGGGCGCATCGACATCGAGGACGCGCTGACGGTCGATGAGACGGAGCGTGCGGTACGCCTGGGTATGGCGATCGCCGATGAGGAGGCGGATTCCGGCACTGACCTGGTGGTGCTCGGTGATCTGAGCGTCGGTGGCACCACTGCCGCCTCGACGTTGATCGCGGCGCTGTGCGGTACGGACGCTTCGGTGGTGACGGGTCGTGGTGGCGCGGGCATCGACGATCTGGCATGGATGCGCAAGTGTGCCGCGATCCGGGATTCGTTGCGCCGTGCCCGCCCGGTGCTGGGCGATCAGTTGGAGTTGCTGGCCGCGGTGGGGGGCGCCGAGTTGGCGGCGATGACCGGCTTCCTCCTCCAGAGTGCGACGCGACGGATGCCCGTGATTCTGGACGGAGTGGTTTCGGCCGCTTGTGCGCTGGTGGGGCAGCGGGCTGCGTACCGCGCACCGGACTGGTGGCTGGCCGGCCAGTTGACCGGGGAGCCCGCCCAGGCGAAGGCGTTGGACCGGATGGCGCTCACCCCGTTGCTGGACCATGGCGTAACGGCGGGGGAAGGCACCGGAGCGCTGCTCGCCCTCCCTCTCGTCCGGGCGGCTGCCGCACTGGCTGCCGAGTTGCCTGAGCGTCCCGAGCCCGGTGAGCCGACTGAGGAGCAGGACGAGTCGACGTCCGCGGGGGACGACCGGGACTGA
- the sucB gene encoding 2-oxoglutarate dehydrogenase, E2 component, dihydrolipoamide succinyltransferase encodes MSVSVTLPALGESVTEGTVTRWLKAEGERVEADEPLLEVSTDKVDTEIPAPASGVLASIKVAEDETVEVGAELAIIDDGSGAPAEAPAPAAEQAPAPAPAPAQEAPAQPAAPAQAAPEPAPEPAQQAPAPAPAPAPAQEAPAAPAGGASGTDVVLPALGESVTEGTVTRWLKAEGERVEADEPLLEVSTDKVDTEIPAPTAGVLLEIVVGEDETAEVGAKLAVIGAPGAAPAAPAQPAAPAPEPAQQAPAPAPAPAPAPAPAQPAAPAPAAQAPAPAPAPAQQAPAQPAAPAPAPAQQAPAAPAPAPVAPVGSDVYVTPLVRKLASENSVDLSAVKGSGVGGRIRKQDVIAAAEASKAAAPAPAAAPAAAAPSAKAPSLEVSPLRGQTVKMTRMRKLIGDNMMKALHTQAQLTSVVEVDITKLMRLRNQAKESFAAREGVKLSPMPFFVKAAGQALKAHPIVNARINEDEGTITYFDSENIGIAVDSEKGLMTPVIKGAGDLNIAGIAKKTAELAGAVRSNKIRPDDLAGATFTISNTGSRGALFDTVIVPPTQAAILGIGATVKRPAVIETPEGTVIGVRDMTYLSLSYDHRLVDGADAARYLTSVKAILEAGEFEVELGL; translated from the coding sequence ATGTCGGTTTCCGTAACCCTTCCGGCGCTCGGTGAGAGCGTCACCGAGGGCACTGTCACCCGCTGGCTGAAGGCCGAGGGCGAGCGCGTCGAGGCCGACGAGCCGTTGCTTGAGGTGTCGACCGACAAGGTCGACACCGAGATCCCCGCGCCCGCGTCCGGCGTACTCGCCTCCATCAAGGTCGCCGAGGACGAGACCGTCGAGGTCGGCGCCGAGCTGGCCATCATCGACGACGGCAGCGGCGCTCCGGCCGAGGCACCGGCACCGGCCGCCGAGCAGGCGCCCGCCCCGGCTCCTGCTCCCGCGCAGGAAGCTCCGGCTCAGCCCGCAGCCCCGGCGCAGGCAGCGCCCGAACCGGCTCCCGAGCCCGCCCAGCAGGCACCGGCGCCCGCCCCGGCTCCGGCACCCGCGCAGGAGGCTCCGGCCGCACCCGCCGGCGGTGCGAGTGGCACCGACGTGGTGCTGCCCGCGCTCGGTGAGAGCGTCACCGAGGGCACTGTCACCCGCTGGCTGAAGGCCGAGGGCGAGCGCGTCGAGGCCGACGAGCCGCTGCTGGAGGTGTCGACCGACAAGGTCGACACCGAGATCCCCGCGCCCACGGCCGGCGTCCTGCTGGAGATCGTGGTCGGCGAGGACGAGACCGCCGAGGTCGGCGCGAAGCTGGCCGTCATCGGTGCTCCCGGTGCGGCTCCTGCCGCTCCGGCCCAGCCTGCGGCACCGGCTCCCGAGCCCGCCCAGCAGGCACCGGCGCCCGCCCCGGCTCCGGCGCCTGCACCCGCGCCGGCTCAGCCCGCAGCCCCGGCTCCCGCCGCTCAGGCTCCGGCACCCGCGCCCGCTCCTGCGCAGCAAGCTCCGGCTCAGCCCGCGGCTCCGGCTCCAGCACCTGCCCAGCAGGCACCGGCAGCACCCGCACCCGCACCGGTCGCTCCCGTCGGCAGCGATGTGTATGTGACCCCGCTGGTCCGCAAGCTCGCCTCCGAGAACAGCGTGGACCTCTCCGCGGTCAAGGGCTCGGGCGTGGGCGGACGCATCCGCAAGCAGGACGTCATCGCGGCGGCGGAGGCCAGCAAGGCCGCCGCACCGGCACCGGCCGCCGCACCCGCGGCTGCTGCGCCGTCCGCGAAGGCGCCCTCACTTGAGGTGTCCCCGCTGCGCGGCCAGACGGTCAAGATGACCCGGATGCGCAAGCTCATCGGCGACAACATGATGAAGGCGCTGCACACCCAGGCGCAGCTGACCTCGGTCGTCGAGGTCGACATCACCAAGCTGATGCGACTGCGCAACCAGGCCAAGGAGAGCTTCGCGGCTCGCGAGGGCGTCAAGCTCTCCCCGATGCCGTTCTTCGTGAAGGCCGCCGGGCAGGCGCTGAAGGCCCACCCGATCGTCAACGCCCGGATCAACGAGGACGAAGGCACCATCACGTACTTCGACTCGGAGAACATCGGCATCGCCGTGGACTCCGAGAAGGGTCTGATGACGCCGGTCATCAAGGGCGCGGGCGACCTCAACATCGCCGGCATCGCCAAGAAGACCGCCGAGTTGGCCGGTGCCGTCCGGTCCAACAAGATCCGGCCGGACGACCTGGCGGGTGCGACCTTCACCATCAGCAACACCGGTTCGCGCGGTGCGCTCTTCGACACGGTCATCGTGCCGCCGACCCAGGCCGCCATCCTGGGCATCGGTGCCACGGTGAAGCGTCCGGCGGTCATCGAGACGCCGGAAGGCACCGTGATCGGTGTCCGCGACATGACGTATCTCTCGCTCTCGTACGACCACCGTCTCGTGGACGGCGCGGATGCCGCCCGCTACCTGACCTCGGTCAAGGCGATCCTGGAAGCCGGCGAGTTCGAGGTTGAACTGGGCCTTTAA
- a CDS encoding adenosylcobinamide-GDP ribazoletransferase yields MTGIRFAFGTLSILPVRITRWDREAARAGMACAPLVGVVVGLVAAGAGGLFILLGAGPLLVAIATATVPAVLTRALHLDGLADTADGLGSARPAEDALRVMKKSDIGPFGVLTLLFTLLAQVAALSELYAQGWGHGALGAVICQVAARLALTLAARTGVPAARAEGLGALVAEVLSVRSALAITAGVTLLCAAAGWLFGPGPLGALHMALAVVSGLLAAQLLLRHCVRRFDGVTGDVFGAVAETSATICLVALALG; encoded by the coding sequence ATGACCGGCATACGTTTCGCCTTTGGCACCCTCAGCATCCTGCCCGTGCGCATCACGCGCTGGGACCGTGAGGCCGCGCGGGCCGGGATGGCGTGCGCGCCGCTGGTGGGCGTGGTGGTCGGTCTGGTCGCGGCCGGGGCGGGCGGGTTGTTCATCCTCCTGGGCGCCGGGCCACTGCTGGTGGCGATCGCGACCGCGACGGTGCCCGCCGTCCTCACCCGCGCCCTCCATCTGGACGGACTCGCCGATACGGCCGACGGGCTCGGCAGCGCGCGCCCCGCCGAGGACGCGCTGAGGGTCATGAAGAAGTCGGACATCGGTCCCTTCGGCGTGCTGACGCTGCTGTTCACCCTGCTGGCGCAGGTCGCGGCCCTGTCCGAGTTGTACGCGCAGGGCTGGGGCCATGGAGCGCTCGGCGCGGTCATCTGCCAGGTCGCCGCTCGGCTGGCGCTCACCCTCGCCGCCCGTACGGGAGTGCCGGCCGCCCGTGCCGAGGGCCTGGGCGCACTGGTGGCGGAGGTGCTCTCCGTACGGTCCGCGTTGGCGATCACCGCAGGGGTGACGTTGCTCTGTGCCGCGGCCGGCTGGCTGTTCGGCCCCGGTCCGCTCGGTGCACTGCACATGGCACTGGCCGTCGTGAGCGGACTGCTGGCCGCCCAGTTGCTGCTTCGGCACTGCGTACGACGCTTCGACGGGGTGACCGGGGACGTGTTCGGTGCCGTGGCCGAGACATCCGCGACGATCTGCCTGGTGGCGCTGGCCCTGGGCTGA